From the Candidatus Auribacterota bacterium genome, the window CCAGGGTCGGAGATAGTTCCAGCCACATATCCTTCTTGGGGCATCCTTGTGCCTTGCGGGGGTTCCCGGATGACTACGTCGCCACTGACGTTGCGCGGAGTCCTCCGTGCGGTCTCGCGAGCCGGCGGCGCAATAAGAAGTGTGCTGATTGTCTCCTTCTGCTCCGTATCACGATGCTGCAGGCGTGCCACTTCGGCCAATGTCTGCCAGACCGTCAGGATGACCACTGCCAAACCGCCAACAAGCAAACACCAACCGACACGTTTGAGCCGAGTGTGCCCCAGAATCGCACCGCCGACCGCCATCAAGGCGGACCCGATGGCCTGAAGTTGGGTCAACGCGGAATGCACGCATCATCTCCTTATCACTTCAACGACGCCTGACTTGTGTTTGGCCTTCGGCCAGTCGCTGAGAACACGTCCTTCTTCCAGATTCGTTTCGGGGTCGGCAAAGGCCATGATCTCAAAATGCTTACCGACATCTATGTCTCCCGGCCTTCCGATATAGATTTGGACCTTCCAGGTTCCATCAGTCTTGACGCTCACATTCGGTTGAACCCAATAGTCGCCTGTCTCCATAGGGTGAACAACCACTTTGACAACCGCCGTTGTGTTGGAAACAGCCCCTTCAACAAGCGGACGTTCGTCAACTTTCGTTTCATTGCCCGGCTTCGTTATGGATATCGGTGCCTTTTCTGCTTCGGCGTACGCAACGGACGCAGCAACGACACATGCAAACAACGTAACAAGGGTTTTCATCTGCACATTCCTCTCTTCTTAGTATCCGGTCCTGTCTCCTCTCGCACTTCCGTTCATCGCGGTCACTTGTTCATGGGATACCTCCTTTTTTACCTCCTCGTTGCGGCCAACTTGTTATTCTACACAAATCTCCGTTTGCCGGGGCACCCGAGTCCCCTACGCCCAGAGCATATTGTCTACGAGAGGTGCTGTCAAGCTTTTCTTGTTCGCGGGACGAAGAATCTTGACGGGAGGCGGTCAGGCGGCTACCATAACACTGGAAATTCCGTGGTTATGGTGATTTTGGTATAACACGGGAACTTCGTTATGACTGATGCCGGCGACCGATTGTATAGTCGTGCAGCATCAATCAGACCTTCACTATACACTGACAAGTTTGTTGTGAATCTGTTTCACCCGTTTCGCCAATCTTCGGTCTTTTAACATCTGCTTCTGAAGGGGCATATGATTATTCGTCACCGCAGCTCCGCTTCCTGTCCTTGTCGTCCCGGAATATCTCCCCCCGCTCGTTCCCGCGGATTGTAACGTGGTACCATGCCCCGAATATTCAATCCTCAGTGGTCTTGCCATGCTCGCACTACATCAACTATGCTCCTCTCAGTGTATAGTATAAAGGTTTGAACCTGATTTTTTCTCCGCCGCCGGTTCTTCCTTGTGAGGTGAGCACATAATGTTTTACACTAGCATCTAATAAGCTTCAGCAATACTTCAACCGTCTGTTATACGTCTGCGAGAGAGGGTTCATATCATGCGTGTGTGCGCGATAGACATAGGATCAAATTCTGTCCGCTGCCTTATCGCGGACGTCGCGCGCGGGGGGCGTATTTCCCCGGTCGAGCGCGGCATCGAGATCACGCGGCTGGGCGGGGGGATGGGGAGGAGCCCGCTGATCTCTCCCGATGCGGCTGAGAGAACCGCTGCCGCGGTGGAGCGATACGTCGGACTGGGCAGGCGCGCCCGGGCAGAGCGCTTCCTTCTCTTCGGCACCGCCATCCTGCGCGAGGCTGAGAATGCCAAATCATTCATAGACAGGGTCAAGGAGAGAACCGGCCAGGGCGTCAGGATCCTGAGCGGTATCGAGGAGGCGGCGCTCGCCTATCGCGGTGTCACCCGGACGATCCCACCCCTACCCAAGAACGCGCTGGTCATCGACATCGGCGGCGGGAGCGTGGAGTTCATCATTCCATCCGCAAAGGGGGAACCTGTGTTCAGAAGCGCTGCCCTCGGCTGCGTGAGGATGACGGAGCTGTTCCTCACTTCCGATCCTCCACCAGAAAGCGAGAGAAGATCACTGCGGGAATGCATCGCTCGCACGCTTGATCGAGAGATGCCCAAAGGCGACGCTCCTACAGCGAGGCTCATCGGCGCCGGCGGCACGATCACCACCGCGGCCGCGCTCACGCTCGGCCTCGCACGCTATGAGCCTGAGAAAATCCACGGCTGCGTGGTATCGCTCGCACAGGTCGCGGGGCTCATCGCAAAACTCTCCGGGATGCCGCTCGACGCGCGGAGGAAAATGCCAGGGCTTGAAGAAAAAAGGGCCGACATCATCGTCGCAGGTCTCATTGTCCTCCGGGGCATCATGGAGTTCTACGAATTCAGAGAGATCACCGTGAGCGATGAGGGGATTCTCCATGGCGCTGTCATGGAACTCGCCGAGGGGTGACAGGCTTCGCCACACGGGCTACCGCTCACCGGCCGTAACGTCCCCGGCTCCGGGGGCTGTACTTGACGAATCTCCTGACGAGGAAGAGCCCCGCGATAAACCCGCCAATGTGGGCGAACCACGCGACGTCTCCTCCGCTCCTGGCCATGAGGAGCTGCATCAGAAACCAGATCCCGAGAAATACCACCGCGGGGAGCTCCACGAAGGTGAAATAGAAAAAGAGCGGGACGAGCGTCAGGATGCGCGCGCGCGGATAGAGCACCAGGTATGCCCCCATGACGCCGGCGATCGCGCCGCTCGCTCCTATCGTGGGGATCTGGGAGTTGAGATTGGTGACCACATGGATGAGGGCAGCGGCCGCGCCGCAGATCAGGTAAAAGAAGAGGAAGCGGATATGGCCCATCGCATCTTCCACGTTATTGCCGAAGACCCAGAGGAAGAGCATATTGAATCCAAGGTGGATGACACTGCCGTGCATGAAGATGGAGAGGATTATAGGGAGATAGAGGATCCTGATTGCTTCACCGAAGCCGCGCACGGGCTCGCTGACGACCCGAAGCCGCGCTTCATCAGGCCACCCGAACGAGGAGAGGGGATGCGGAAGGCGCGAGGGATGCGGGGTAAGTTTCACGCCATGCGCAATCTCAAAGGGGATGAGGCCGTGGCGGTACACGAACGACTGAGCGGCAAAGGGGCCCTCGCTCACTCCGAGTACAAGCTGATAGACGAAGACGATGACGCAGATGGCCACGAGTGCAACGGTCACCAACGGCGTGGCGGAAGCGGGATTGATGTCGCGGATGGGAAGCATGGGCAAAACAGCCTAAAGTTGAAAGTGTAAAGTTTAAGGATTTTTCAATGTCACCAATAAACTTTTCACCCTAATATGGCTTTGGACGCTTTAAACTTTCAACCTTACACTTTCGACTGTAGTAAGAGCGCCATGATCCCCTTCTGCACATGGAGGCGGTTTTCGGCCTGGTCGAAGATTATGGAAGCGGGGCCGTCGAGCACCTCATCCGTCGCCTCCTCGCCTCTGTGGGCCGGGAGGCAGTGCATCACCCTGGCACCCTTCTTGGCCTTTGACATGAGCCGCCCATTCACCCGGAATGGCTCGAAGATCTTCAGCCTCTTCTCGCGTTCTTTCTCCTGTCCCATGCTCGCCCAGACATCGGTATAGATGATATCGGCATCCGACACCGCCTTCGCCGGATCCCTTTCAATACATAGTTTCGCTCCCGCTCTTTTCGCCGCCGCCCAGATCTCCCTGTCCGGCTCGAATCCCGTGGGGGAACAGATAGTAAACGTGAAATCGAGTTTCGCGGCGGCCTCCACCCAGGAGTTTGCCACGTTGTTGCCGTCACCGATGAACGTGAC encodes:
- a CDS encoding rhomboid family intramembrane serine protease, giving the protein MLPIRDINPASATPLVTVALVAICVIVFVYQLVLGVSEGPFAAQSFVYRHGLIPFEIAHGVKLTPHPSRLPHPLSSFGWPDEARLRVVSEPVRGFGEAIRILYLPIILSIFMHGSVIHLGFNMLFLWVFGNNVEDAMGHIRFLFFYLICGAAAALIHVVTNLNSQIPTIGASGAIAGVMGAYLVLYPRARILTLVPLFFYFTFVELPAVVFLGIWFLMQLLMARSGGDVAWFAHIGGFIAGLFLVRRFVKYSPRSRGRYGR
- a CDS encoding Ppx/GppA family phosphatase — translated: MRVCAIDIGSNSVRCLIADVARGGRISPVERGIEITRLGGGMGRSPLISPDAAERTAAAVERYVGLGRRARAERFLLFGTAILREAENAKSFIDRVKERTGQGVRILSGIEEAALAYRGVTRTIPPLPKNALVIDIGGGSVEFIIPSAKGEPVFRSAALGCVRMTELFLTSDPPPESERRSLRECIARTLDREMPKGDAPTARLIGAGGTITTAAALTLGLARYEPEKIHGCVVSLAQVAGLIAKLSGMPLDARRKMPGLEEKRADIIVAGLIVLRGIMEFYEFREITVSDEGILHGAVMELAEG